The Malus sylvestris chromosome 8, drMalSylv7.2, whole genome shotgun sequence genomic interval TCAGAGCCAACCTGAAGGACTGAATGAAAAGACCTAGCCAAGACCCGGCCACTAACAGCAGCAAGCAGAAATCTTCCCTGTTTAGGGAAAAGGCAGTCATCCTCGGAtggaaataacattttttttatttcttgcaTAGTTCAAACAATTGAAGAGTGCATAATGCATGAGCACATATTTCTCTCATGGCCTGGACCTCCCAAAAATTTAATGTTTTTCCAGTGAACTTTACGGACAACAATTTCTGATAATGTAATGACATACTGAAAATGACAAGATACTAACAATCTGACTTGTAACATTTTCTTGTTAAATTTAATAGAGAGAAAGATCTTTCTATCTAAAACATTATTTGATAAATATAGAAAGTAATAAGAATACCAAAACATAAGCGACGAAAATTCTAAACAACTCACATTTGCATCTTCTGAGTGAAGATTAAATTGGGGCTCAATAACATTCACCATGAAATGACGAGTCCCCTCCTCCTCAGAATCATTTGTGTCTCTATTCTTTGCTACAATCATGGGAAACAAATGCCACTTAGCAGAAATTTTGGTctataaaacaaattaatgtCCATGACATTCATCACAATATAGTTaacaatatttatttaaaaagtcctgttcccttttgtttttttccctataaaaacaaaaagaaaagctcAGGAAATCCAAAAGTACACTTCTAAAAACAAGTTTAACACATTCGCATATTGGacataaaaatataagtaaTTCAGATTTCATGGGGTGGAAAATTTACCAACTACAGCAGATGACGAGTTCCCAACCACAACAGATGGAGAGTTACCAGATGTCGCTGATGATGAGTTCCCAACTGCAACAGATGATGAGTTCTCGGTGGCTGATGATGAGTTTTCTAATTTAACGGGATGTGCTGGAGATGAAAGTGAACCAGAGGTCTCTGCATGCTCGACGGAAGAGGAAGTAACACCATGGCTGGTAGTAGAGGGTTTAGAGTTACCATCTTGTTGCATTTCACCACCAGTATGTGCCTGGTTCTCCTCGTGTAATTTCCTTTGGGCATACTGCCTAGAAGGAGAAGGTTTGGATGGCTGAAATGCTTTGGATAAACCACCAACAAAAGACCAAACAGCATCTCTATTCTCAATAGTCCACAGAAGCTTTAGCCCATAAACAAATATACGCTGACAATTGTCAGCTATTACCACATTGTATCCATCATCATCACTATGATCAGACCGTGTATGCTCATCACTCTCACTCCCATTTTCAAACTCAGACCTCACATATGTCATCTCAAGATTTTTTCTTCCAGCCTCTTGCCAAGCTAATAACCTGGCTGGGTCAGCTTTTGGCGCCTGCCTTCTTATTGTGAAATAATCAGATGACAATAGAAATCCATCATCACGATGCTTCTCTGTGCAACTACTCACATAGTTACTTTTCTCATTGGGACCTCTATCCGTAGATGCAGATTGTGAATTTTTTATTGTCATTTGAACCACTTTTGCAACACTAgtactttcttttttatttaaaaatgccTTAGGCATATGAAGGTCAAAACCCTGGTAAACAAGATCAAGAGGCTCACGCTTGCATTCAAAAGTATACTTTTGCTTACCACGACTATAACACATTTCACATTTGAGCTTAGTCATATTAAATGTCAGTCCCTTAGCTGGATCATCATCATCTAGCGGCATATGTTTTAAACATGTAGGTGCAGCATCAATGCGGAGCATAAATTCTGTCATTACTCTGTCCAATGACAAGTTACCAGATCTAGGAACTCTTGGAACTCCAAAACGAGGCCAACGAGCAAAGGACCGCAATTTGTGAGGAGGAAGATAATTCATGTTCCAAAACTTTATCAACCATGCTAGATCATGAGCGCCAACATTTAGTGTCGGTGAAAGAACGGAAACATTGTCATCTTTATGAGGAGGACCATAAACAGTTCCATCTACATCACCATTACCTGCCTCGGTAGAAAAAGTGCTTTGCTTTTCAAGTGGAGAGGGCCTAAGAGAAAAGGTCCAGCGAAGGGATAGAGAGGTGGATCTGTATGGATCAAAAACCTTATCACGAGGTCTTCCTTCAGCAGGAAGTGCAAACAAATAATGATTCATGGGATTTCCAGATTCACATTCCCAACCTAATGTAACTTCAACTGTAAAGGCTGGAGCCTCTAGCAATGGACCGGATACACCTTTAGGAAGTTTTAAACCACGATTATTTGCCAAACTCTCCAAACTGCTTAAGAAAATCTTGAAAGCATTTGCTGATACATAAATACGGCCATCAGACTGCTGAATCTCCATAGAACCAGTTATTATTTGAAGTTTGTCAAGCTTTTCATAAGGATCGGTAGTCGCTAGTATATTAAATTTGGCTTCTGAAAATAATAAGGTGATGTTTCCATGAATATAATTTCTCATATCATCCCACCATGGTAAGCTCTTTTCCTTTTTGGGAGGAGTGGGAAGTGGATTAGGGTTCCTAACAGATAGATTAGCCCTGCGAAGGGCCACAGAAAAAGCATAAGTGACATCAGCAAAAGCAGGTTCATACCCCACCCCAAAGGACACTTCAGCTTTCTGAAAATGTAAGGATAAATCTGTAAATGTTTTCATAGGTGGAGTTGTGCCACTAGCCGAACGAAGCATGTTCACCTTTCTCCATCTCCCAATATAGACTTCTTTGTATACTTGAGGCTGAAAACTTGTTGCCTGATCCAAAGAAATAATTTCCAATTATACAGCATACGCGCACAAGTTTTGCATGTAAGGACATGAAAAAATCACATCAAGACCCAAATAATCAATCATGATATACATACAAAGGTTTGATACACTTTCAAATATCACTACAGGGTCTGATCACAGAAGACAGAAGAATGGTTTTTCATTTTGACAAGAAGAAGAACCTGGGAGTCATTTTATCCAGGAAAAGAAAAGGTGAAGGATATTCAGCACCTTTTGATGAATGATATTGCTAGGGTCTCTAGGCaattatttttcattagttttcactCTCTTTTTTCGGCCTTGGGCCTCAACTGGACCCCAACAAAAGGTGAAATACAGGCAATGCGTACAAGCAGTCTACAGAAGATATTAAGGCAGCTTATGTGAGCAAATCCAAAACAAGTATTTTAACCTAAGAAATATGCACACAAACTCCGTTTCTTTATTGTCCTTTAGCTATAAAAAAATGTCTCCTTTTcagaaaagggaaaaagaaatatGCTACTTAAAAAACAGGAAGGACCAGGTCATCTAAACCCCACAATGTCCTCTAAGACTTTTTATGTCAGCATGCATGCACATAGCAATAGATGCAAGTATTTAGTCCTTAATTATCCAAGAAGATGGATTGTATGAAATCAAATAAACTTATAATTCCACTTCACAAACAATATTCTTAGCGCATGACCAAAAGGAGATGCATTGATAAAAGGTGGGTAATATCCCCGCATTTGACATTTTACAAGAAATTTACACTGGTTCTTGTCCAAAGAGTGGGGACAACATTACTGACTACTTCAACATGACTAAATGAAATGGCATATTGGCACATTAACTAGCTCTTTAACTTTTTTTGAACCATATAATCACTAATCGACAATCACAATTGACGACTTGATGTTGGACCAGAAAAACCACTTTGAAAGTGTTGGTTAACCCAAAGGAATGATCTTTCCACATAGTAGATTATTTAAGCTGTAGAAAATTAGTAAATCTTTACTTTTATTTCATAAAGAGACATTACTAAAAAGAAAAGAGGAGAAATTAAGCTGGAGGATATGAGTATTTCTTCAGCTACTTTGTCAAACTATCTGACCAAACGTCAAGTTTTGCAGCACAGACGTTCATCACTTGCATTTCcagttttgttcttttttttcttctttttttttcttatcatgGTAGGCTTGGCCAACAGAAAATAATTGGAAAAAACCAATGTTCCTGTAATCAAGAGGCGTCTAacgattttctttcttttaatattttctgcCCAAAAATAGCAACTGGCAAAGCAAATTTACATATGCTAAACCCAAGAAATCAAAAGAAGGGTAACAAACGGAATGTCACTTTGCAAATTACCTGCTGTGCAAGTACAAGACGACCTTCACATTTACCAGAAGTACCACACAAAAGAGGAGATGCATAATCACGTAGCTGAACGACCAGAGAACCTGCGTGCAAGAGAATATTACTCCCATATAGTCGAGAAAATGGTATATCATTTTCACAACAAACCGGATCTAGCGTCTTTATGACCTCTATCATCCCATCATCTCCACCATCAATCCTTGTCAAGGTTACATCTAAGTCTCTTGCTGTTATGGAAAGAAGAGAAGTCCTAGAAGTACTTGGCTTAAAACCAGACTGAAACCCTTCCCTACAGGCACCTGAACCTTCAGATGGTGCTAGATTTTTGCATGCCCTGTAATAAGATTTGAATGATTGTTTATAAATTTCTCCTTTCATCTCATTAACTGCTGATGGATCTTGTACATCAATCTCAACTCCATTAAAGAAAGTTTTTCTTCCTTGAGTAGAATCTACTGTTTCGGTTGTTTTAGGAATCTGGTTGGCTTTGGAAACAAATTCATCAAGAAACTTCAACCTAACAGCTAACTCAGATGCCTCATTCTTCATCAGCTGATAATGTTCATCAAGCCAACCTTGCAGCGGCTCTTCTTCAATATCAGCAGTTAACTTTCGTATGCCAAACTTTAAACAGCCAACTTTCATTGAACCAGGCTTCTTAGGTTTTGAGGTATCTTTCTTCGTGGGAAAGATGAGGCTAGTTCTAGCAGCACTTACAAGCTTCAAAGCACGCAACATTTCTTCAACAGAATCATCAATGGCGCGCAATTCTAACCTATATGGCAAGCAAATATGAACATCAAGGCCTTGAATTACCCAATCCCATGTTGTAGCTACAGGTGTTTTTGCGTCGGAAGGGCATGAGGCACTAGGAACACGTGAAATTTGCATCCGGCTACTTTTTAATACTCTGGACCCATTAAAACTAAGCATAAGCCCTTCAAGAAGTACACCTATACGGGCATTCTCAGAAAAAATTGATTGTACCTGAACCATTGCATCAACCCCATCACCAGCCTCAGCAAATATGGACAGCATTTCCACATCTACAGCAAAAATAGATTCCCTCTTCTTGGGCTTGTCTAAATTCACTGGTTCTGCAATGACTTCTTTTTTCTGGTCAGAACCTTTCATGCCAGGGGCATCTTCACTACCATGTCTCTGAAGCTTCTGATTATGTACAAGTAACTTCAACTGTAGTCCAAGTTCAACTAGTGATAATTGTACATCAGGTTCCCACCTAACTGTAATATCAGTAGCACTGAAAAGAGAGCAAACAGCAACCTCTTTCAGACCACCAGAACGCCGTACAAATTTGGAATTCTGGATGTCAAACAAAGCCACTTTCGTTTCCGGTTTATCTTCCTCCAAGTGGTCCTGATAGATAGATCTGGCTCTTTCAAGTTCAATCTGTGTGGATTGTTTCTCCTTGTTCACGCGCAAACTTAAATGGAAGATGTCAAGAGAAATGGAATACCTCAGTTTCTTGCGTTCATCAGATGTTGTGGACATTATGTCTGCAACCCGGGGTGTGCCATCATCTGAGGTACTTATTACAACTCGACCACCTTGTGATCCATAGTTCACACGCTTAGGATCTGCAACAACAGTATTTTCTAAGCCTGCCTCACCACAAAATTTCACAGAACATCGTTCAAGATTTAACTTCAACAGCTGAGTCCCTTTCCCTGATGGTTTGGACGGACGCCCTCGGCTTTGTGATGCTCTTCTTTCAGAAGAAGACAAAGTTTTCAAAAGTGCTTGAAAGGACATTGCAGTTGATATAAGCGACTCAACACGCTTGAATGTAAAAAACACACCCATACCAGTCACATCAACAGATAAAACCAATTTACATTTCGGACCGTCTTCTTTGGATGATTCCATGTCCTTTTTGCCCCAGTCCAGACTAACCTTTCCAACATTAATTATAGAACCCGAATTTGATTCTACACCAAAAAGGCTCTCTTTCAAGCATTCTTGGTATTCATCTGCCATGTGCAAATTTAGCTCACCAAGTTCCATATGTACAGTGGTTCCCGTATTTGATATGTTATTCGCAAATATGTGCGATGATTGAGAGCAACCCTACACCAGAAACTCAAATGTTATGACTTGTaattcataattttatttttgaactaaaaaaaaaaaaaaagattaacggGAATAGGAATACATGATTAATGACAAATAAAGAAGCTGAAGCTAAAGAAGAGCAAGAGACACAATGGCTACTTCACCGGACAGTGAAAATTAGACGGCAAATCAACAAAAACAGAGCTCTATCACCTACATATATGCAAATGGTTTACATTATAATATGACTAAATATTAATTGCTTAAGAACTTAGAAGTGCACTTGGGAGAGAATGGTACTACAATGTTGTTTTCTTTGATCTAATACAACTTTTttcttaatcaaaacagaaGGCCCTACTATGTATGACCTGCTGAGGGGTTTTAATATACACCACACTTTTACTCATTTTAAAGGAAATAGAATAAAAACCACTCTGAATTTTTGCAATGGCGAATGGATGGTTTCATATCCTTTCACCTATGAGTTCCCCATGTACATAAAATGATATTCAAGCAAGGACAAGAAGAGCGCTCAAAACTCTACAAATATCAGGAAATTCTAATAATAACCCATTTGCTTACTACACCTCTCATCTCCTTTAACAAATTAAAGATTTGCTCGATAACCAACCTAATCCCAAATGCCCCCAATTTGTATAAGGGATACTGATCCTTTTGGATTAGATCATGCCCCCAGGGTTAGATTGCTGGCTTCCCTTTGTCTCCTTGTCAAAGCACGCAAGGGATGTTTCTTTTAATTTGATCCATGTGTATTGGTCTGCCATTTTAGTCTAAGTGGGTCTATTTTCTCTAAGTCCGGAGTGGGGTTTGAGGgatgtttgaaaaatcactGCTTTTTAGGCGTTCGTTTCCAACGgtcttttcattttattttgtatttctcCTTTGCCCCTCCAATAAAAAGATTGGATTCTTAGGTCTTATCACACAAATAGCTACAACATCCTTTTACTCACTAAACCAACCTATGTAAACTTTTTACTCATTATATCcctcataactctcaaaactcTTAACTATGAAGACATGAAAGCCACTGCCATCACAGCCCACCGCTGATCCACCGGGTCACTGGACTTGAAGAGCTACCACACATTTCATGAGACCTGCTCACCCACTCCCACATGACCACACATCTAAGCTTTTAGAAGCACCTTTTTGAATTTCATCTTCAGCGAAGACCTAGGGTGAATCTTAAATCTAAGCTCATTTGTGGTTTCTGTAACTATTTTCATTGCTTATGATCTTTTTTGGCCTTTGTCTGTTATGATTTATGTTGGAAAACATACTCCGTGTGTGATTTAAAATCATTTAATGGATTCAAGGTTTTTCAAACATCAAACACCCCTCCATGGCCCTTTTCCAGAGTGGCAACTAATAACTGAGTGGTATGTGATCAAATACGGGAAAATGAATAGAATTTACCCTAAATGATTTTAGGAAAGTTAAATCTAGAATGCACTTACATAAATTCACTACCACTGTAATCACTTGTTTGGTACCCCCACAGATTTTCCTCAAAATGTCTAATAAAATCACTCAAACTTATGGAAGTGCTGTTTAAGCATCTCTCCCACCGCAGTCATCATAACTGGGAAAGAAACTGTTGCGCATCACACATACCCTAATCATATAATATGAATCTACGAGGAATGGAGATGTGGGAAACTGTACCAGAATTGCTGCCCTGAACTTTCTTATGATTTGATACATTCCTGCTTTTATATTGTCTTTTCCTATGgtaaaatttgcataaaatgCTTGATAATTTATATAACTCAATTTGGCAAAATAAATGCCTTTCAGTGTTTGTTGTTCCTGGTTGGCTCTATAAATTTCACATTAGATAATTATATAACAGAAAAAAACTGATATTGTACAGGAAAATTTCACTTTTTCCAAAGTTTCTTACATGCACAGACAAGAATATCTTACTCTTTATACTTTTCCTGATTTTTATAACTAATTTTATATCATTGATTTCGATCCCATGGCTTGCACATATGGGTAAATGCCCTCTGGGCACAATTTTTTGATAAATTtacacataaataaaaaaacacaaaaatataaGTTGTTCAGTGTAACCTCAAAAATATGATAGTGCTAACAGAGAGTCGTATCACTTACATGATACAATGGCAACCCACTGATGCTATAAACCACAATAGTCATCTCAGGGGCTGAAACAGTACATGTCCACATGATGGCTTTGGTATCATCGGTTGGCGGTGGCTTGTCAAGAGTGGAAGTTCCCTCCCGAAGCACCATTCGTTTCTTTTTTGAGAAGTGGAGGCGCAACCATGGCTTTAATCTATTCATTATAACGTTGCATTGTGTACCTCCAAGCTTTACATCCATTTCAGCTCTGACAGGCAAGGTTGGCTGAAAAGTTAAAAGAGTTCCAAGTCAATAAATGACCCCCACCACATCAAAAATGCAGTGCCTGTTTCCAATGAAATATTGCATAGGGAATTCCATGGGAAATTCCAGATTTGattcttttcaaaaaaatatatatacatcgCATGGGAAATTCTAGATTTGTTGGAATGGACTGTAGCAGTGGCCCATGGATCTTATCATGTGCTTCGTTGCTTTTAGAAACattgttttcatttatttagAGACTATGTCCTcagtttctttctttattttcatCATATAAATACATTCCATATTAAACATGGAAAGCACTACTAGTAAGTATAAACCACAAACCTTCAGTGAAAAACCACAATCAAATAATCCTTGAATAGTGCTAAATCAATGATCCATCAATATATTCTTCtcaacaaaacataaaaaaaaacaatccatCAATATATTCAGTATCAAAATTAACTGTACATGATGATATGTTTAATTGGATATATTTACCCAACGTATGCAAGAAGTATAAAATATAAGCAGAAGGAAGAGATTAACTTTTAGGAGACACAGGTTGAACAACTTAAACTAAAAAAACTTACCTGTACTGGAATGTAAAAGAATGATGCAACATCAACTTTCAGTATCTCCAAAACAGAAATGCCAGCTTCTCTAAGCAActgaaacataatgtcaaaATCATCATCGAGAATAGACCAATATGCAACGAATGTGAAAAGTAAAACACTAAAATCATATTAACAGTGTCAAAGTTACATTCATACATGAATCTCACTGAAATCCAATTGAACATCAAGGCGTGTAGTCTCCCCCACATCTTCACTGGATTGTGATTTGGTGCTTTTTAATTGGATACCCATTATGTTATTCTCGACAGAAAAATCATATTCCCGATGCACAAATCTCACGTCCAGTTTTGGTAAACTGAAGGAAACCTATCAAAGAAGTAAAATATTAATTCTTATAAGGAACAATTTAATAAAAGAGAAGTTACACAAGTGGATGAACCAGACGTTGATGAAAGCACATAAACAAGAACAAGGAAAGATTCAATTGTAAATAATTGCATGATACTTAATATGATTCAAGAGGTTGACATGGAAAATGAATTGCTAATATCATCACATTCAGTGCAACAACTCTGAGTAATAGATATAGGGTAGAAAGATGCAAGAGAAGCTGTCAGAAGGAAATCACATTAGAGTCCGGTGACAAGCAAAACATGGCATAAAATAAAGGTTGGTCAGAGTTTTAAAATAATCTATAGCCCACTCACTCTACTTCAAAATAGGCACAAAAAAGTTCATGACTCCTCTACCCTTTATGACTCTTTCTGGACAGGGGAGATATCCTCCAAGGCACACTTCTGGCACTAGTTTAAACTTGTTTCAGCCTCTTAATACTGTACCCTAAATTACTGCTATCACATAACTATTCGGGATTTCACCTGACTGGTAAGGATAAAGGAACAGCCTGGGATATGGGTAGGTGTTAGTCCAAATCTTGGTAGGAGAAAATCTATACCATCATATCGCATGTAATTACACATACGTATAGTCCAACAACTAATTCTTTGAAAATCTGACAATAAACCTTGATGCTCAAGTAATTTCTTTGATGCCTGTGCAATTAAATTGaagtgtgtgtgcgtgtgtctttggagtttcatattttttaggaaattatttatcaaaaagaaaagaaaacatctACAAAAATGAACATGGTATCAAAACCAACTGTGCAATCATAACTTACATTCACTAAAAAGGAATATCCCAAAATTCTTAAATAAAGATGCCCAATATAAAGAATATAATTCTGTCTAGAAGAAAACACTTAAGAAAATTCATGTTTAAAGGAATCTGAACAGAAAGAAAATGGCATTAGTAAAATTATGACAAACTGAAGGGGGGAAGAGACAGACAGATCATGTTGAAAGCCATATTAGTTGACAAACCTTTTCTGGAAATAGAGAGGTGTACTTTGAGAGTGCAACAAtcatttgttgttttttgtgtggcTTTTTAGAAGCAACAGAATCAGTAGAGGACCCTAGAACGTTATCAGGTTGAAAAGAAGTTTGTGATGAACTTTTGCTTTTTGAAAGCAACTCCTCATTTAGGTTCACAGTAATCTCTCCACAGGCAATGTCCACATTCTTGATCATTACACCGACTTCcctacatccaaatcaagtgaATAAAAAGATATTAGCTGGTTTACCTTGCCTTATcattggaaattaaaaattaaaaataaaaaaaatctaatgatAGAAGAGACACAAAAAGTAATATAAGAATGAAAGTCTCATACTCAAGAAATCATATGCCACATTAAAAGCAATTAACTATGCTTTTGCATCTACAGAAAGAAACATATTTCTCCAAAGAT includes:
- the LOC126632265 gene encoding protein SABRE-like isoform X20; translated protein: MIVGVMIKNVDIACGEITVNLNEELLSKSKSSSQTSFQPDNVLGSSTDSVASKKPHKKQQMIVALSKYTSLFPEKVSFSLPKLDVRFVHREYDFSVENNIMGIQLKSTKSQSSEDVGETTRLDVQLDFSEIHLLREAGISVLEILKVDVASFFYIPVQPTLPVRAEMDVKLGGTQCNVIMNRLKPWLRLHFSKKKRMVLREGTSTLDKPPPTDDTKAIMWTCTVSAPEMTIVVYSISGLPLYHGCSQSSHIFANNISNTGTTVHMELGELNLHMADEYQECLKESLFGVESNSGSIINVGKVSLDWGKKDMESSKEDGPKCKLVLSVDVTGMGVFFTFKRVESLISTAMSFQALLKTLSSSERRASQSRGRPSKPSGKGTQLLKLNLERCSVKFCGEAGLENTVVADPKRVNYGSQGGRVVISTSDDGTPRVADIMSTTSDERKKLRYSISLDIFHLSLRVNKEKQSTQIELERARSIYQDHLEEDKPETKVALFDIQNSKFVRRSGGLKEVAVCSLFSATDITVRWEPDVQLSLVELGLQLKLLVHNQKLQRHGSEDAPGMKGSDQKKEVIAEPVNLDKPKKRESIFAVDVEMLSIFAEAGDGVDAMVQVQSIFSENARIGVLLEGLMLSFNGSRVLKSSRMQISRVPSASCPSDAKTPVATTWDWVIQGLDVHICLPYRLELRAIDDSVEEMLRALKLVSAARTSLIFPTKKDTSKPKKPGSMKVGCLKFGIRKLTADIEEEPLQGWLDEHYQLMKNEASELAVRLKFLDEFVSKANQIPKTTETVDSTQGRKTFFNGVEIDVQDPSAVNEMKGEIYKQSFKSYYRACKNLAPSEGSGACREGFQSGFKPSTSRTSLLSITARDLDVTLTRIDGGDDGMIEVIKTLDPVCCENDIPFSRLYGSNILLHAGSLVVQLRDYASPLLCGTSGKCEGRLVLAQQATSFQPQVYKEVYIGRWRKVNMLRSASGTTPPMKTFTDLSLHFQKAEVSFGVGYEPAFADVTYAFSVALRRANLSVRNPNPLPTPPKKEKSLPWWDDMRNYIHGNITLLFSEAKFNILATTDPYEKLDKLQIITGSMEIQQSDGRIYVSANAFKIFLSSLESLANNRGLKLPKGVSGPLLEAPAFTVEVTLGWECESGNPMNHYLFALPAEGRPRDKVFDPYRSTSLSLRWTFSLRPSPLEKQSTFSTEAGNGDVDGTVYGPPHKDDNVSVLSPTLNVGAHDLAWLIKFWNMNYLPPHKLRSFARWPRFGVPRVPRSGNLSLDRVMTEFMLRIDAAPTCLKHMPLDDDDPAKGLTFNMTKLKCEMCYSRGKQKYTFECKREPLDLVYQGFDLHMPKAFLNKKESTSVAKVVQMTIKNSQSASTDRGPNEKSNYVSSCTEKHRDDGFLLSSDYFTIRRQAPKADPARLLAWQEAGRKNLEMTYVRSEFENGSESDEHTRSDHSDDDGYNVVIADNCQRIFVYGLKLLWTIENRDAVWSFVGGLSKAFQPSKPSPSRQYAQRKLHEENQAHTGGEMQQDGNSKPSTTSHGVTSSSVEHAETSGSLSSPAHPVKLENSSSATENSSSVAVGNSSSATSGNSPSVVVGNSSSAVVAKNRDTNDSEEEGTRHFMVNVIEPQFNLHSEDANGRFLLAAVSGRVLARSFHSVLQVGSEMLEQALGTGNVNIPECEPEMTWKRMEFSVMLEHVQAHVAPTDVDPGAGLQWLPKIRRSSPKVKRTGALLERVFMPCDMYFRYTRHKGGTPELKVKPLKELTFNSRNITATMTSRQFQVMLDVLTNLLFARLPKPRKSSLSLPAEDDEDVEEEADEVVPDGVEEVELAKVDLEQKEREQKLVLGDIRKLSLRCDTTGDLYPEKEGDLWMINCTRSTLVQGLKRELVNSKKSRKASYASLRMALHKAAQLRLMEKEKNKSPSYAMRISLQINKVVWSMIVDGKSFAEAEINDMIYDFDRDYKDVGVAQFTTKNFVVRNCLPNAKSDMLLSAWNPPTEWEKKVLLRVDAKQGAPKDGNSSLERFQVEIYPLKIHLTEAMYRMMWGYLFPEEEQDSQRRQEVWKVSTTAGAKRVKKGSLVPEISALSGQTNKESEASSKASASAPATSQSSVHADPVQESKLQNLKTTVGGSPTRELRRTSSFDRSWEDTVAESVATELVLQSITGPLGSIEPDESSKNKLKDPKAVKSGRSSHEEKKVTKSQEEKRSRPRKMMEFHNIKISQVELCVTYEGSRFVVNDLKLLMDTFHRVEFTGTWRRLFSRVKKHIIWGVLKSVTGMQGKKFKDKANSQREPSGSGVPDSDLNFSDNEGQPEQPDQNPIPFLKRPSDGAGDGFVTSIRGLFNTQRRKAKAFVLRTMRGEAENDFQGDWSESDAEFSPFARQLTITKAKRLIRRHTKKFRSRKGSSSQQRDSLASSPRETTAFESDSSSGSSPYEDFNEGNILSSREVP